In the genome of Arachis stenosperma cultivar V10309 chromosome 2, arast.V10309.gnm1.PFL2, whole genome shotgun sequence, the window attttaaaaattaatctgaTCTGTGTAAAAATTTTTTAGAGACTAAAATGTCTGTTTTTAAAATTGTTGATGAGTGATTTAGATAATTACtctactaaaaaataaattaaaaactgATTTGtctatcaaaataaaattttaaagatatttttgtacattaattttttttaaaaactaaaatatctatttttaaaatttttagaaactGATTTAAGTaattactttttaatttaatttaacaaaattttttaaatgagatAGTATATCTTGGTCATTATTgcttttccttttattttttttttagattagaCCTAAAACTTTTAGACAAGTGGTGTTTATCACTCTAACCAACCATACGGCACTATATTgctaaaaaaatagagaattgATTCAAATaccaaataaatataaaaaatattaatcacCTGACATTCTCTATTTTTATCCACAATATTCATCTTCTTAGATGGATTTATATTTTCAAAGAAGTAtagatagataaataaataacattttcataaaatttcaaattaagATGGACAACTTGATGATACTTGTTTTGGCTCCACTCTTTCGACTTAGTAGGGTCCGTTGATAGGTTTATAAttgattttttctaatttttaatcTATAAAAAGTTACAGCATTAATAATATTTagtacattttttaaaaattaatttataatattttaaaaagttattaaaaatatttttaaaaaaattaaaaaataacttctattataattttttatcaatttttttaaaataaatatttttataactaaaaaattaaataaaaaataatttatttataaattatttttaatatatattttttttaaataacttagttaaattatttatcCAATGATTCTTAATATTCTTTAGCTTTTTACAAACTATTTTTGCGTTTGCAACTATTGAGGCCACGGTCCATGAATTcagttatatataatttattaccaaagattttttttttacttaaatatgctattttttttcattttttttttataggaCATACTTATAGCAGCAAAGATACAACTGCAAATACAACAATTTGGACTATGACCGTGCTCATAAAAAATCTAAAAGTGTGTGgtttaaagattaaattttattactaaaaatattattcttaaaaatataatgcctagaaataaaattatataaaatataaaatttttatatttgtttataaaACTTGATGCATTAGAATAttatgtaataattttaaaaatgattaattttttgtttggttGAGTTTAAATATCTTAGTCatattatataatatgtaaaaatTATCCTTAatcatttaaattaaaatattaataactaaaaattaaatataaacctaattaaatattatattttacattgattttttttaatttacaaaatatttttaataataaatttattaaaatatctctaataataaatatttagttaaaattattattgactcaaaatttttttaaatttactaaaataccctctaataacaaatatttttaattaaaattattattgattctaattttttaaatttactaaaatactcTTAATATCAAATATCtttagttaaattattattgactctaaatttttttaaatttactaaaatacctCTAATAACTCTAATAACAAATATctttagttaaaattattattgattctaaatttttttaaatttattaaaataccCCTAATAGTAAATATCtttagttaaattattattgattctaattttttttaatttactaaaatacccctagttaaattattattgattctaaattttttaaatttactaaaatatctttaataacaaaatctttaattaaaattattattggctctaaattttttaaatttactaaaatattcctaatattaaatatgtttaaTTAAAATTGACACAAAATACGtatctaaattttcaaaaatttcataattcataattcgTCTCATAATCAATATATAATTGAACTTATAAAACAAATCTCAACGATTCTAATCACATatgtattaaaaaattttattcttatcCAAATTAAAGTTATAAAGAAATCTCAAAAGTTAAAATTTACATGCACAACTTTTGTACAAAAATACAAACacatcaataaaataaaattaatattacaATAGACAATCTCatacataaaaaaatcaaacaacaataACTCTCATCTTTTGTTTGGGATCCATTCTGTcaaaaaaagaacaaaacaTTAAAATATTTAGTTAGAAGAcattcaaattttataaatcaATCCAAGTATGCAATACATATTATTAATCAAAACCAAGCTAGTAGATATAAACAATCAACCATATAAAATAACATAGTATTTAATGATACTTATAAAAAAAACAGAGTATCTAACACACCTAAAACTTGAGATTCAccttaataataatatttattatatacatagaaaataaaattgacaGAAAAGAAGCTGTGGATAAGAAATGGGCACATCAATTTTTCCCTACAATCCATGCTATGGAGCTCGTCAAGGATTTATTTGGATTTTTACTTCTATATTAtcattcttttaatttaatagtAATAAAAAGTTAATCTAAGATAGTAGTCAGATGCAGcagctaaaataaaaaattaacagcTTATTgattccagcttcttgaaatgaatgtaactcatcatcatcattattgttTGAAATGAAATGAACtcccttttctttcattttaaaatgaaaataactcaatttttttagtgttctgttttttttttaaaaaaagttcaCGAACTTAGCCATTTAACAAATAACAGAGAAGTAATTATCTTGtatctaaaattaaagataaaaataaaaaaggcaGAGAAACGGAACAAAAATTAACATATTTgtaaagaaattaatttcaggcATAAATAAAAGCGAAATAACAATTAGAAActttactactactactattatGCAAATACACAacataaagaaaagaaaaaaaatcagtAAACAGTGCATAAACTAAGGACACAAATATACATGAGCAATATGTGATATATCAGGAATAGAATCAGGAATGGTCTTTATATCTAGCTCACAAAATCCTAAATACCTCTAGAGGCATAAAACTTGGAAGATTTTgtgcataaaactcaaagaatTATTTGATGGATTAAAAGCAGAATATTTGAAAGACCACTTGCCCTTCTGCTTTCATATATGAATTTTCACTTGTCCTACAAATTAAATTCCAAGTTATTTGGCCTTGGCCATAAAAATAGCAGTGCAGTGCAACAAGAACATTATATTGGTGCTAATATCATAAGTTCCTAAGCTACAACTACTTTATTTTAACCAACATAAAATCGAACAAGATTCTTAATATGCAACGAGAtaagaaatgaaattaaatgCTTTGCAAATTATATAAGAAGCTTCTAAATGAGAAAAGAGGTGAACTCAATCCTCCATTGACATCAAAagtaataaatacaaaatttaaaacttCAATACTTATATAACATAAAAGGTAACAGATCAAGTTATATTATACACAAGAAAACAGATTAATATTTGTTATAGTTATAAAGAAAAACGAACCAGAAAAAATGAAGCCTTAAACAGAGGAGGCAGTAGAACAGCAAACCCAGTGGAGATGAGGAAGATTGAGCAGACTTTTCAAACCAAATTAATcatgtaaaaatatattttggtcaaattcaaaccaaattaAGCATGTAAAAATATGTCATAAGCTAAACTCTTTATTGAGGCAAATCATCAAACATGTTTGCATGCAATATAGTCACAGAGAGTATATAAGAaatcaagcaaaataaaaaataactatatcaAATTAGCagtctattttaaaaaaatagtgtAATATGATGTAGAAAgcattaaaaaaatccaaaagaagTATTAGACCTAATCAACATGTCTTTTGCACTAGTCAAtcacaaaagaagaaagaatataATCAATGAGGTCAGAGCTCTTGTTCTGTGTTTATTATTCAGGAGACTTCACTTCAACTATATGGTTGGCAATTCAGTTAAGTTCATACAAACtcagaaaaaaaaacaatgatCACCATTTCATCTCAAAGACTATTATTGCATGATATCAATTTCTGATTTAGTTACTCTCTCATGCAAATCAGTCCGATTTCTACTTATCAGTAACTAATCATAGGACAACTAGAAAGCCATACAGTGCTAACAGTTTAAAATTCTtacttgaagaagaagattctGTGCTTGAAAAAGATGAACAAGGTTGCACAACTCGAACAGAGGCAAGAGTGAGACGACACGAACAGGAAGCACAACTCGAACAGACACGGAGGCAGAGACGTGCGAGCAACGGATCTCAGACGGAGGAGAGAGGCCAGACACGACCACACAACGCGAAGGATCCGAACAGAGTCGCGACGATGGCGGCGAAAATGCGGTAGCGGTGAACCGAGGTGAGCTGTGATGATGACACGAACGCGAACGATTTCCTTCTAGAATAAGGAGCGCGGTAGTCGTGCAAATCGAAATCGACGGCGAGGCGGCACCGACGCCGGTGGAGCCTCCGTGAATTTGAAGAAAAGCCTCGCTAGGGAGTGGTTTTCATGGAGGAGAGGTTTCTGCTAGGGTTTCGTTTTGTTTGAAATGaattggaaaaaatttgaaaagaagggTTGGAGTGAAATTAACAAAGGTGTTTTGGTCTTTTCACCTTATTATACATATTCTATTCCCGTTGGAATTAAAGACAACCAGGAGGAAGATGAGAATGAAATGGGTGGAATTTtgattccaaaaaataaaacatactcaagaataattttttaaatcttgAACTAAACATGGGAATAAGATATTCTCATCTCAAAATTCCTGGGAAAACAAGTGTATTCCTCCAACCACATAAAGAGTAATGAAGAAAGTGCACGAAGAAGTTGGAAACTTTGGAGGTCAAAAAGATTtcttaaaagaagaagatattCAAAAGTGTAACTATTTTAAATCTAGGATAAAAGAAACATTAAGATTATACCTACCAGCACCATTACTTGTGCCAAAAGAAACTAACAAATGAAAAGTGCACTATATATGGCTACGAAATTCCAGCTAAGACTATAGTTTATATAAATGCATGGGCTATTATTCATAGAGACTCAGAGACTTTTTCTAAGTGAAATACTAACAATTAAATGGATGGGaacaataattttttgttaataacaTATAAATAATTGATGTACTAGACAcatgatacattagtaaatatGAAATATTCGATGATatattaaacaaaatttttaaattttattataggCAATAATACATTAGCACAATATTAAAGAATTCGCGTTTCCTTATTTAGGTTATACTGcattcattttcattttttaaaaaataaacacaaCGCAAACTTCATTATTTTGTCTCAAAGTTGCATACAAAAATTCCAGGATAGAAAATCAAATTGGATTATAGACTTTTGTAGGAATAGAAATAAAGGCAGCTTTTGATTTACCAGCGGTTTAAAGTGTAGCAGCTGCAAAACATAATCAATTAGTGGCCATTTGGTTAAAATTACCACTAAATATGACTGATTTAGCTGCATATATATGAACCGTTACTAAATCTCTATTTTTGCAGCGGTTGGATCCAAACCACCGCTAAATGTCGTCAATATCACAACTCTCCCTATTTTGCGAGACAACTTCCAATACATTTTTTTTAGATGCGGTCTCAAAAAGCCGCTGTTATTTGTCGGCGTTTTTTTTGGAGGAGCTTAGCTTATGTTGTAAATAAATAATCTAAGCATAGACCTGTTATCTTTtatagactttttttttttttgctcgagTCTAAACTGTTTAAAGTCCAACAAGTCCAAAAGTTTATTTGAAAAATCTGTTTCATAAATTATaactcaaaacaacaaatttaaaaatattttaaataaacattaaatacattttaaaaattataattcataatttataaaatataattcatttttttattaattgttagtcACATGTAATACCATActtacaatttataatttttttaaacaaaaaagttacaatttataaattttattttgtatttaatataaataaacaatTGAGAGTTTAAATtgagaataatttattttgacaaatttttttttgacgAGTCGATTCAACGAggtttgtaaattttttttttcaaaatctatgATCTAACCTTTTTAATTAAgactttataaaaaaaaatccaaacttATTCAAAAGCATTGCGTACAAATAGTTGAAATAACGTTCATGTATGTGAATAACTGATAGAATTATAATTGAAAAGCGTTGCGTACAAATAGTTGAAATTATGAAATCCTAGAGGATGGACCATGTGGAAATGACAAGGCAATTTTAAATGCTAACAAATTGTCATATGGTTTTAACTCAAATGACAGAGATCAATACCAAATATTTTAAATCTTGTAGAAAAACGTAAAAATCAAACCTAAAATATGTAGTAGTTTATTAGGATGAAAATATTTAGTCAAACTTCAAATTTATTGtgaattttcttttctaaagaaaatattattttatcatattcAATTATTGTATttcttaaaaaaagattttaatattttataatatatataattcaattaTGTGTGTATAACAAAAATCACCCATAAATCAATTCTTggtcttatatatatatatatatatatatatatatatatatatatatatatatatatatatatatatatatatatatatatattcatcataagtcatttaaatttgaggtccaaataaataataatattgtcGGTCAATAAATATCTAAACACTAAGCAAGAAAGTATTAGCACATATTTTTATGGTACTCATTTatcttttctaaaaaaaaaaaatcacacacGCGCCAAATTGGTCGGCCCCCTCTATCCCACCAAAACTCATAAATTTGgtagtataattaattttaaaattttttatggttTAATAGAGTTAAAATTTCAACTAAACCTATTTTTTATGATGAATTTGACAGATCAATTCGATAAATTCGAcctattttttataatagtaatattaaaaagataaaaaaattaaaatttattttatttaatatttattaattgtcattaaaattaatgaaggttaaataaaataaattcgaattattttttgactaattttttttattactaaacATTTCAGTTTTTCACAATCCTTGGTAAAATTCAAATAATAGTACTTCCAAGTTCCAACCTATAAATATCTAAACACTCGGACaagaaaagaaagcatcaatatATAAGTCAAAAACTTTTCATGACTATGTAATTATTCACGGGCCAAAATGGTGTCACCACTTATCTTACTTCTGTTCCTAACTCTTCCTTTgctcttgtttttcttcttttttcaaaaacaaacaacacttaataagaaaaaaaacttTCCACCAGGTCCTAGAGGGCTTCCAATAATTGGAAATCTTCACCAATTAGATACTACTTCCCTTTATCTTCAACTATTTGAACTCTCAAAAAAATATGGTCCTATATTCTCTCTTCAATTAGGTCTAAGGAAAGCAATTATTATTTCATCACCTAAGTTAGCCAAAGAAGCATTGAAAATTCATGACCGTAAATTTGCGGGAAGACCAATCTTAATTAGTCAGCAAAAATTGTCCTACAATGGATTGGAGATATTCTTCTCCCAATATAATGATTATTGGAGAGAGATTAGAAAAACATGTGTTTCTCATCTCCTTAGTGCTAAGCGTGTCTCAAGCTTTTCCTCAATAAGAGAATTTGAGGTGAAGCAATTgatcaagaaaatatcaagCCATGCTTCATCAAAAACAGTGACAAATTTGAGTGAGTTATTGATGACTCTATCAAGCACTCTTATATGTAGGATTGCCTTTGGGAGAAGGTATGAAGATGAAGGAGTTGAAAGGAGTAAGTTCCATAGTTTGTTCAATGATTTCCAAGCCATGATGATTACTCTCTTTGTTTCGGATTATATACCTTTCTTGGGTTGGATTGATAGACTCAAAGGACTTCATGTCCGTCTTGATAGAATTTTCAAGGAGTTGGATGAGTTCTACCAAGAAGTTATTGATGAACACATAGATCCTAATAAAGACACTTCAGAGGAAGGGGATATTGTTGATGTCTTGCTTCAATTGAAGAAACAACGTTCGTTTTCCTTTGATCTCACTTATGATCACATCAAAGCAATATTAATGGTTGGtactctttttctttacattatttttttatttatatagatTATTGCATAGATAtttctaaaagaaaaaatatattcttcTTCAATGGTTATTCGAGCATCGTATGATGACTtgcattaatttaattttattatattcaacaaatttttttaatagtatatCTTGGTAATTTTTTAGGGTAAGCACAGGTAGCGGATACCCGATTACCCGTtcgaaccgaaccgaaccaattaaattagttttgaaCTCAACGGATAATTGGGTCTAACCCGAACCAAACTGATGACTTTTGTTAGTGATTGGTTCGGGTATCGATTTTGGGGTGCAGAACCTGAATCAACCCGCGAATCcgatcatatattaattaaataaaaaataaaaaatatatataaagctTATTCATTAGAGAATGATTATTCGTTATTAATATGTTTAGATTTTAATAAGTTTATAGCTTTTAATGTATTTGGTGTTTAACATGTTTGGATTATTTCTATTGATGTTACATGTTTATTGTACTTGttaaatttttaagataaaaatttgtttttttttttatgaatttcaaaGTCATTGGGTACCCAATTATCCGAACCGAACCAATTACATGTTGATCGGTTCAATTCTAATTTTACTATAAATCCAAACCAAACCGACCCGTGCTCACccctataattttttttcatttttgttatTAGATTAGACCTAAAACTTTTAGATGAGTTGTTTTTGTATTATCACTCTGACCAACCATACAATAGTATATTGGGAAAAGAAAAACAGAGAATTGACTCAAATACAAgataaatgtaaaaaaaaattattgaggCCATGTTCCATGGATTCatttattaacaaaataaaaattgacTTAAAAATGCTTTTCtttattatgttttttataTAGGACATACTTGTAGCAGCAACTGATACAACTGCAGCCACTGCAGTTTGGGCTATGACGGCACTAATAAAAACTCCAAGAGTAATGAAGAAAGTTCAAAAAGAAGTTAGAAACTTTGGAGGTCAAAAGGATTTcttagaagaagaagatattcAAAAGTGTAGCTATTTCAAAGCTGTAATGAAAGAAACATTAAGATTATACCTACCAGGACCATTACTTATGCCAAAAGAAACAAATGAAAAGTGCATTATAGATGGCTACAAAATTCCAGCTAAGACTATAGTTTACATAAATGCATGGACTATTCATAGAGACTCTGAAGCATGGGAAAATCCAGAAGAGTTTTATCCTGAAAGATTCTTGGGAAGTTCAATTGATTTTAAGGGTCAAGATTTTGAGCTAATTCCATTTGGTGCAGGTCGTAGAATTTGTCCAGGTATGCATATGGCACTTGCATCACTTGACCTTATCCTTGCTAATCTTCTTTATTCCTTTGATTGGGAACTT includes:
- the LOC130962018 gene encoding cytochrome P450 83B1-like; its protein translation is MVSPLILLLFLTLPLLLFFFFFQKQTTLNKKKNFPPGPRGLPIIGNLHQLDTTSLYLQLFELSKKYGPIFSLQLGLRKAIIISSPKLAKEALKIHDRKFAGRPILISQQKLSYNGLEIFFSQYNDYWREIRKTCVSHLLSAKRVSSFSSIREFEVKQLIKKISSHASSKTVTNLSELLMTLSSTLICRIAFGRRYEDEGVERSKFHSLFNDFQAMMITLFVSDYIPFLGWIDRLKGLHVRLDRIFKELDEFYQEVIDEHIDPNKDTSEEGDIVDVLLQLKKQRSFSFDLTYDHIKAILMDILVAATDTTAATAVWAMTALIKTPRVMKKVQKEVRNFGGQKDFLEEEDIQKCSYFKAVMKETLRLYLPGPLLMPKETNEKCIIDGYKIPAKTIVYINAWTIHRDSEAWENPEEFYPERFLGSSIDFKGQDFELIPFGAGRRICPGMHMALASLDLILANLLYSFDWELPEGVKNEDIDVETLPGLAQHKKNPLYLIAKTKKD